In Parabacteroides timonensis, the genomic stretch AAGATCAGGATCGTAGTCGATCCGGCTTTCGTTTCCTGATAGGCGACGGAGGTCCATTCGTAACCGAAGTTATCGCCCAGTTGTTCCTGTATCAGTTCTTCCATGGCCTGTATGGCTTCTCCGGAACTGTATTTCGGGTTGGCGATACAGGTGATGGAGGCAGAGGAATACATATTATACAGGTTGATCTGGTCCAGTCCCAACTGTTGTACGGCTTCTGTAAAGGCGGAGAAAGGAACCATTTTACCTGCGCTGTTCTCCAGGCTTAACCGCATGACATCGTCGATCACTTTCTGAGCCTGTCCGCTGGCTTCGATCTTTACCTGGTAGATGCGTCCGAACTCGACAAAGTCATTTACATAAGCGGCTCCCATATAATAACTCAACGTCGAGAAAACATCACTCAATTGTAATCCCAGCAACTGTACTTTATCGCGGTCTATGTTCAGTCGGTATTGCGGCACATTGGCCTGATACATACTGGATAAACTCAGGAGTTGAGGCTTGGTATGATAGGTTTCCAGCAGCGTTTCGATGGCATGCTGCATTTCGGTCGGTCCCAGATTCTTGCGGTCTTCCAGTTGCAGTTGCAGGCCGCCGGAAGCACCCAGGCCAGGGATGGCAGGAGGGACCAGGGCAAATATCTGTGCTTCCTGGATACCGTAGGCTTCCCGGTTGAAGCGGGTAACGACATCTTGTGCCGTATGGCCTTTCCCTTTCCGCTCATTCCAGTTTTTCAGTACGACGAAATAGGTTCCGGCATTCGATAATTCGCCGCCTCCCATCACGGAGAAACCGCTGATACCCATATAGGTTTTGACTTCCGGATAACCGTCGAGTATCTTGTTGATCTTCCGGCTTACTTCCTGTGTACGGGGCAGACTGGCTGCCGGAGGCAACTGGGTTGAAACCAGGAAGTAACCGTCATCTTCTTCCGGAATGAAAGTAGACGGCCAGCGTATGAACATAATAGCTGCTGCGGCTGAGACGATCAGGAAGATAACCAGTGTGACGATCTGATGTTTCAGCATGCGGTCGACTACATCGTCGTAAACCTTTTGTGTCTTATCATATACTTTATTGAACGCTTTGAATACGAAAAAGGTCGGATCTTTGGTGACTTGCAGGAACAAGGCACAGAGAGCCGGCGTCAACGTCAGTGAGTTGATACCGCTCAATACGGTTGCGGCTGCGATGGTCAGGGCGAATTGTTTGTAAAGCTGCCCGGAGATACCGCCTATAAAGGTCGTCGGGATGAATACCGCCAATAAGACCAGTACGACACCGACGATCGGTCCGACAATCTCGCCCATCGCTTTGGTCACTGCTTCGCGTGCCGTATATTTTCCCGTGTCCATGTATCGCGACGAGTTCTCGACGACTACGATCGCATCATCCACCACAATGGCAATAGCCAGGATCAACCCGAACAATGTCAGGGTGTTGACCGAGAATCCCAGCGCCCCCATTACAGCCAGTGTTCCTATCAATGAAACAGGGATGGTGAGGCAAGGTATGATTACTGCCCGGAAGTTCTGGAGGAACAGGAAGATAACCAGGACGACCAATGCAGTTGTCTCCAGGAAGGTTACTAATACTTCGTCGATGGAGGCGTTTATGACTTCCGTCGTGTCGAGTGTTACATTATACTCAACACCTTGCGGCAGGGTAGCGGCTATTTCTTCCATTTTCGCCCGTACGGCTTTGGATACTTCCAGCGAGTTGGAACCCGGTAACTGGTAGATGGCAATCGCTGCCGCCTGTTGTCCTTTTAGCTGGGAGGTCACATTGTAAGAGGAACTGCCTAGCTCAGTACGGGCGATATCTTTCAGGCGGAGTATTTTGCCGCCTTGTTCAGTCCGTATAATGATATTTCCGAACTCTTCCGGAGTAGTCAGGCGACCTTTTACCGTTAGGGTATATTGGTAAGGATTGTTTGCCTGTGCAATCGGTTGTCCGACATAACCGGCGGATACCTGCCTGTTCTGCGTAGAGATGGCCTGAAAGACCATATCAGGCGTCAGGTTACGGATACGCATGACTTCGGGATCGAGCCAGATACGCATACTGTAACTACCGGCTCCCATGACATTAACCGAACCGACTCCCGGCAGACGGGCCAATTGGTCGGTCAGGTTCAAGCTGGCATAGTTACTCAGGTAGAGCCCGTCATAGAGGGGATCTTTAGAGGTCAGTGAAAGCATCATCACAATGTTCGACGATTGTTTGCGGGTTGTGATACCTTGTACGATCACGGCTTCCGGAAGGCTGCTTTGCGCAATGCTGACACGGTTCTGTACCATGACGGTCGCCATGTCGATATCCGTACCGACCGCGAATGTGATGGTCAGTGAATAGGCTCCTGAACTGGAGGAATTGGAACTCATATAGAGCATTCCGTCCACCCCGTTCACCTGTTGTTCGATCGGTAATCCGACGGTCTGTGAGACCGTTTGTGCATCCGCCCCCGGATAAACTGCCGAGACCTGTACGGTAGGCGGCGTGATATCCGGATATTGGGCGATGGGTAATACGTTGAGTGTAACCAATCCCGCTACCACAATAATCAGGGCAAGAACGGTGGCAAAGATCGGTCTGTTTATAAAGAATTTTACCATGACGTTCTTATTTTATGGGGGTAATACTCATTCCGTCCCTAACTTTCAATAAAGCGGTGGTGACGTAACGTTCGTTCGGTTCGATCCCGCTGATGACCTGCCGCAGCGTGTCGTCCACCAGTTGTCCCGGTTCTATATGGCGGTATCGTACGATATTGGAATCATTGACAATATAAAGGTATTTTCCCAGCTGGTCGGTACCGATGGAGGCATCGCGCACCAGGACGGCGTCTTTCTTCTCGCTGTAAGGGAGGGTGATGGTGACGTATAATCCGCTTTTCAATTCCCCGTTCTTATTATCGAGATTGGCACGGACATTCAGTGTTCCGGTCGAGAGGTCTACGTTAGGCGAAAGGTAATCCAGCCGGCCTGTGTAGTTCTGCCGTCCGTTATCTCCCAGATGTACGGAGATTGTTTCGGGAAGTTTCACGGTGGAGTCGTTCTGGGCGGCTGTGATCATCATCTTCATAAACTGGTTGTCCTCGATGTTGAAGTTTACATACATCAGGTCGTCTTTATACAAAGTGGCCAGTGTGACAGGTTGGGCCGCTCCGTTTATATAGTTGCCGATATCGTAGCTGGCGCGGGTGATCCGTCCGTCGAACGGGGCGCGGATATAGCAATATCCCAGATTGGTGCGGGCAGTATTCAGTTCGGCTTCCGAATTACGTACGGAGGCTTCCATCTCTGCCACGGTCGATTGAGCCTGCAAGACCTGGATCTGGCTGACGGCCCCGCTTTTGGCTGCTTCTTTCATTCGCTCATAATTACTCTGGGCATAGTCCAGTTGAGCTTTAGAAGTTTTCAGTGCAGCTTCCGCCTGGGTGACATTATCTTTGTAGGTATCCGGTTCGATCACGAAGATGAGGTCTCCTTTCCTGACTTTACTGCCTGGTTTGAGATGTGAAGTCTGAAGGTATCCGTTTACGCGGGATACGAGGTTTACCATCAACTCGGAGCTTAAATAACCCGGATAATCTTTAGTCAATGTAATATCTTTAATCTCCGGTGTTGTTACGCTGATGGACGGGGCAGGCATTTCTGTCGGCTGCTTTTTCCCTTTGCAGGATGCCAGCAGAAGGAGAGACAGGGAGACTAGGGCGATTTTAGTTGTTGTATTCATATTTATAATTATTAGTTTTGTGGATGATCTCTTCATCCCGGCGTTATTGGATAACTGACTTTGTGTTTTGCCATACCTATGGCAGAACTCTGCCAAGCCTGTGGCAAGACTCTGCCAAGCTGATGGCAGGGCTCTGCCATGCCTGTGGCAAAATCATTTGATGCAGGATCTCAATCACTACTCCAGCCTCCGCCGAGCGCCTGATATAGCATTATCAGGTTGAGCAGCGAGGAGCCTTTCGCTTGCGTCAATTGATTCTCGTAGGAGAGCAGGGAGCGTTGCGCGTCCAGTACGTTCTGGAAAGGCGTCAGTCCCTGTTTATAGAGGTCGAGTGACAGGTCGAGCGTCTGCTGTCCCTGGTTGACTACTTCGCGGAGGGCAACGATCTGTTTGACCGAGTTCTTATAGGCATTCATTGCATTGTCGACTTCCTGTACGGAGGTGAGCACCGTCTGGTTGAATTGGCGTATCGTCTCATCCAGCTGGGCTTTGGCAAGCCGCGTGGATTGTGCCAGTTTCCCTCCCTGGAAGAAATTCCAAGAGATAGCCGGGGCGATCTCGTAAGTCAGGCTGTTGTGATTAGCAATCTTATCGATATCATGCGATGCAAACCCGATCGAACCTTTGACAAAGACCTGAGGCCACCAGTCAGATTTAGATGCTCCCAAAGTGGCAGCCTGTGCATTTACCTGGCGTTCGGCAGAACGGATATCCGGCCGGCGGAGAAGCAGATTGGCGGGGATACCGATGCCGACCGTCTCGATGTAATTGGGCAATGGGCGAGGTGTATCCATCAGGTGTTTTACATCCTGGGGATATAATCCCATCAATACGGCGAGCGAATTGGTATATTGGATAATGCCTGCTTCCAGTGCCGGCAATGACGCCTTGGTGCTGTAATAGACCGATTGCGCCTGTGCCACATCCAGCTTGGAGACAAGCCCGGTTTCATATCTTTTCTTTGTGATCTCTACGACGGCTTGCTGAGACAGGCAGTTTTGTGTCACTACCTCCATTTCCTGCTGCATCTCCCTCAGATTGATATAAGCCGTAGCCACCTGGGCACAAAGGGAAACCATCACGGCATTATACTCTTCTTTCGACGCAGCAAAGTTTTCTTTTTGTGCTTTCACCCGGTTACGGATACTGCCGAATACATCCAGTTCCCAGCTCATGGAGAGTGCAGCATCGGCATATTGGCTCGTTGTCTGTGGCAGGCTACTGGTGTTGCCGCTGGTCTGCTGTCGGTTCCATCCGGCAGAAAGTCCGAGGGTAGGTGCGTAGCTACCTTGCTGTATACGAAGATTGGCTTTCGCCATCGCGATACGATCGGCCGCCATTTGCACAGAATAGTTCTGTTTCACGGCTACGTCGATCAGGGAGTCCAATACCGGATCATTAAAGTTTCTCCACCAGTTATCTTCAACGGGGAGAGTCTGTTGGAAATTACTGTCGTTCTCCTGCCACGCTTCCGGCAATGCGTGATCGAGGTACTTATGCTCCGTCTGTGCCATTAGCGTCATTGGGAAAAAAAGACAGAGCATAGCATAACACCATGTACTTATGTGCATAATTTTTTGTTTAGATTTAATTCATAACAGCAAAAGGAAGGGATTGGTTTTAAATGAAATGGGTTATCTTTGCCGACAAAGTGAAATTAACAGGAAGGAAATATGGCCAAAAATAAGAAGGAAGAGTATAAAGAAAAGAATATTCAATTCCTAACGGAGATTGCTTTGCAGGAAGGCGTTGTAAAGTTACCGGGAGGTGTGTTATATAAAGTGGTGGAGCAGGGGACAGGTACTGTTTCTCCACAACCGAGCAGTGTCGTTTCCGTTCATTACCGCGGAACGTTGATCGATGGTCGTGAGTTCGATAACTCCCGGCAGCGCAATTGTCCTGAGGCATTTCGCCTGAATCAGGTGATAGATGGATGGCAACAGGCGCTTCAACAAATGCATGTGGGAGATAAGTGGATCATATATATTCCTTATACATTGGGATATGGTAATCGCCCGTCGGGTCCGATTCCTGCTTTCTCCACATTGATCTTCGAGGTGGAATTACTGGGTATATCTTAATTACCGCCGTAATAGCTACGGCGGTAACAAGAATTCATCGATCTGTCATTTCAGATAGTTGTTGAAGAATATTTCTATCTTGTCGAAAGGGATTATATCCATACGGTCGTATAAATCTACATGACTTGCTCCGGGGATAATCATTAGTTCTTTATTGTCGCCCTGTAACTTTTTGAAAGCATCTTCACTGAAATAGCGAGAGTGAGCTTTCTCTCCATGCATTACAAGTACGGCACTGCGGATCTCATCGCTGTATGAAAGCAGCGGCATGTTGATGAACGGCAAAGCCGATGTTTTGTTCCAGCCATTATTCGAGTTGAGTGAGCGGGGATGATAACCGCGTTCGGTCTTGTAGTAGTCGTAGTAGTCCTTCACAAACTGTGGAGCATCGGCGGGTAGCGGATCGATTACACCACCGGCAAGCGCATACGTACCGTTCTTTGCATCCTCTGTCCGTTGAGCGTTGAGTTGTTTGCGGAGTTCGTAACGGGCATCGGCATCCATCGAGTCGAAATAACCGTTGGCATTGACGCGACTCATGTCGTACATTGTCGAAGTTACCGTTGCTTTGATGCGGGTATCGATAGCCGCCGCATTGAGGGCTAAGCCACCCCAACCACAGATCCCGAGGATACCGATACGTTCGGTATCGACGTCGTCGCGTGTCGATAGGTAATCGACTGCCGCACTGAAATCCTCGGTATTGATGTCGGGAGAAGCTACATATCGGGGTTCACCTCCACTTTCGCCTGTATACGAAGGATCGAAAGCGATGGTCAGGAATCCACGCTCGGCAAGCGTCTGCGCATAAAGACCCGACGACTGTTCCTTTACTGCACCGAACGGGCCTGAGACAGCGATGGCAGCTAGTTTGCCGACTGCATTTTTCGGTACATACAAATCTGCTGTAAGCGTGATGCCGTAGCGGTTGCGAAAGGATACTTTACTGTGATTTACATTGTTGCTTTGTGGGAATACTTTGTCCCATACCTGCGTTAAATTCTGATTTTCGTCCATCGTTATATCTGTATTAAAATTGTTACTTGCTGTTTCGGATGCATCCATCGTTGCAACAATATAAAAGCATGCGACCATTGCTATGCGTAGTTTCCTGAATGAATTTCTTGCCATACTTTTAATGTTTAATTGTGTAAAGTCATTCTTTATAAGTTTCATGTTACAAAATTAAAGGATTAAAGCAAGCGGCTTTGTACCAAAATCAATGATAGATTTACCTGATTTACGGATTTATTACATCTAGCGAATACAGACGGGTGAACTGGTGGAGAATAGTAGTAGAAAAGGAGTAAATATCGGTAAAAAGAAAAAGTACGGAGTAAATGTCTTACCCCGTACTTTCTTATGTTTTAGTAAAATAGAAACCTATTGTTACTTTATTTATTCTCCTTTCTCAATCTGCTCCTGTACAATAGCATCTACAACAGCAACCGTTGTCAGGTTGACGATGTCGCGTGTAGAGCTTTCTACGTCGGTGAAGTGGATAGGTTTGTTCAGACCCATCTGGATCGGGCCGATTGTTTCGGTAATGCCCAGTGTATCCAATAATTTGTAAGCACTGTTGGCAGAGCTTAAGTTGGGGAATACCAAAACGTTTACGTCTTTTCCTTTCAGCTTATTGAACGGATACATATCGTCACGCAGCTTCTTATCGAGAGCGAAGTTAACCTGCATTTCTCCATCGATCATGATCTCCGGATGGTTTTTGTGCAGATAATCGATCGCATCGTGTACTTTCAGCGGACTGCCTTGCTTATCGGAACCGAAGTTGGAGTAAGACAACATAGCCATCACCGGATCGTGTGCAAAGAACTTAACTGCATCATGTGTAAGACGGGCGATGTCGATCAATACTTCGGTGGAAGGATGGCGGTTGATCAATGTGTCGGATATAAAGAAAGTACCTTTCTTGCAAGTCATAATGTTCATAGCTCCGAAATGCTTGTACGACGGTCGTATACCGATAATCTCTTCTGCAAGTTTAGTCACTTCCGAGTAGCGGCTATAAACACCAGTTACAAATGCATCAGCATCACCGGTTGCCACCATCATCATACCGAATGCGTTACGGCCGACCATCTTTTCGCGTGCTTCGGAGAAAGTGACGCCTTCGCGTGCTCTCTTTTCCGATAGGATGCGGGCATAACGGTCGCGACGTTCTTCTTCGCGGTCGTGACGCAAGTTTACGATCTCGATACCTTCCAAGCTCAGGTTCTCTTCTGCTGCAATCTTAGCCAGACGTTCTTCGTTGCCTAGGAGGATCGGGTAGCAGATACCTTCGGCTTTTGCCTCTACGGCAGCTTTCAACATATTGACATGGTTGGCTTCGGCGAATACCACGCGTTTCGGATTGGCTTTTGCCATATCGGTAAAGGAACGAAGCATCTTGTTGTCGTATCCCATCATTTCACGCAGATGGTTGGCATAGCCATCCCAGTCGGTGATTGTTTTGCGGGATACACCCGATTCGATAGCGGCTTTGGCCACGGCTACTGATACACGTGTCAATAAACGGGGATCAAGTGGCTTCGGCAGGATATAATCGCGTCCGAAAGAAGTCCGTTTCAGTTTGTAGGCTGCATTGACAACATCGGGTACCGGCTCTTTCGCCAGTTCGGCAATAGCGTGAACTGCAGCCAGCTTCATCTCTTCATTGATCGCTTTGGCATGTACATCCAATGCTCCGCGGAAGATATACGGGAATCCCAGTACATTATTGATCTGGTTCGGATAATCGGAACGTCCGGTTGCAAAGATGATATCCTTGCGGGAGGCCATTGCGTCGGCATAGGAGATTTCCGGATTCGGATTAGCCAAAGCGAATACGATCGGATTTTCATTCATGCTGCGAACCATATCCTGAGTCAATACATCGGCGACAGACAATCCCAGGAACACATCACAACCAGCAACTGCTTCCTGTAATGTTTTAATGTCCCGGTCAGTTGCAAATTCCTTTTTAGCTGCATTCAGGTCGGTACGGTGAGTAGAGATAACCCCTTTACTGTCGCACATGATGATGTTCTCTTTGCGGGCTCCCAGCAGTACATATAATTTTGTACAGGAGATAGAGGCAGCTCCGGCACCGTTGACAACGATCTTAACCTCTTCGATTTTCTTTCCTGTCAGTTCCAGTGCATTCAACAATCCGGCTGCTGAAATGATGGCGGTACCATGCTGGTCATCATGCATCACCGGGATATCCAGTTCTGCTTTCAGGCGGGTTTCGATCTCGAAACATTCGGGTGCTTTGATATCTTCCAAGTTGATTCCTCCGAATGTGGGAGCAATGGCTTTCACTGTCTGGATGAATTTCTCCGGATCTTTTTCGTTTACTTCGATATCGAATACATCGATTCCAGCGAAGATCTTAAACAGTAATCCTTTTCCTTCCATAACCGGTTTGCCGGCAAGCGGACCGATATCACCTAATCCTAAAACGGCTGTACCATTGGATATTACAGCAACTAAATTTCCTTTTGACGTATATTTATAAGCATCAAGCGGATTCTTTTCTATTTCCAGACAGGGTTCGGCAACTCCGGGGGAGTAGGCGAGCGACAAATCTGTTTGTGTACTATAAGGTTTTGTCGGTATTACTTCAATCTTTCCGGGTTTACCTTCCGAATGATACCGTAGTGCTTCTTCTTTTGTAATCTTTGCCATAGACTTATGATATTAGTAGATTTAATACATGTTTTGAAAACGACTGCAAAAGTAACAAATTATTAGATATCTAGTACTGATTGCTTACAATTAGTTGGTGTTAAATTCGTATAATCATACACTC encodes the following:
- a CDS encoding efflux transporter outer membrane subunit; this encodes MHISTWCYAMLCLFFPMTLMAQTEHKYLDHALPEAWQENDSNFQQTLPVEDNWWRNFNDPVLDSLIDVAVKQNYSVQMAADRIAMAKANLRIQQGSYAPTLGLSAGWNRQQTSGNTSSLPQTTSQYADAALSMSWELDVFGSIRNRVKAQKENFAASKEEYNAVMVSLCAQVATAYINLREMQQEMEVVTQNCLSQQAVVEITKKRYETGLVSKLDVAQAQSVYYSTKASLPALEAGIIQYTNSLAVLMGLYPQDVKHLMDTPRPLPNYIETVGIGIPANLLLRRPDIRSAERQVNAQAATLGASKSDWWPQVFVKGSIGFASHDIDKIANHNSLTYEIAPAISWNFFQGGKLAQSTRLAKAQLDETIRQFNQTVLTSVQEVDNAMNAYKNSVKQIVALREVVNQGQQTLDLSLDLYKQGLTPFQNVLDAQRSLLSYENQLTQAKGSSLLNLIMLYQALGGGWSSD
- a CDS encoding FKBP-type peptidyl-prolyl cis-trans isomerase, translating into MAKNKKEEYKEKNIQFLTEIALQEGVVKLPGGVLYKVVEQGTGTVSPQPSSVVSVHYRGTLIDGREFDNSRQRNCPEAFRLNQVIDGWQQALQQMHVGDKWIIYIPYTLGYGNRPSGPIPAFSTLIFEVELLGIS
- a CDS encoding NADP-dependent malic enzyme, which encodes MAKITKEEALRYHSEGKPGKIEVIPTKPYSTQTDLSLAYSPGVAEPCLEIEKNPLDAYKYTSKGNLVAVISNGTAVLGLGDIGPLAGKPVMEGKGLLFKIFAGIDVFDIEVNEKDPEKFIQTVKAIAPTFGGINLEDIKAPECFEIETRLKAELDIPVMHDDQHGTAIISAAGLLNALELTGKKIEEVKIVVNGAGAASISCTKLYVLLGARKENIIMCDSKGVISTHRTDLNAAKKEFATDRDIKTLQEAVAGCDVFLGLSVADVLTQDMVRSMNENPIVFALANPNPEISYADAMASRKDIIFATGRSDYPNQINNVLGFPYIFRGALDVHAKAINEEMKLAAVHAIAELAKEPVPDVVNAAYKLKRTSFGRDYILPKPLDPRLLTRVSVAVAKAAIESGVSRKTITDWDGYANHLREMMGYDNKMLRSFTDMAKANPKRVVFAEANHVNMLKAAVEAKAEGICYPILLGNEERLAKIAAEENLSLEGIEIVNLRHDREEERRDRYARILSEKRAREGVTFSEAREKMVGRNAFGMMMVATGDADAFVTGVYSRYSEVTKLAEEIIGIRPSYKHFGAMNIMTCKKGTFFISDTLINRHPSTEVLIDIARLTHDAVKFFAHDPVMAMLSYSNFGSDKQGSPLKVHDAIDYLHKNHPEIMIDGEMQVNFALDKKLRDDMYPFNKLKGKDVNVLVFPNLSSANSAYKLLDTLGITETIGPIQMGLNKPIHFTDVESSTRDIVNLTTVAVVDAIVQEQIEKGE
- a CDS encoding efflux RND transporter periplasmic adaptor subunit; translation: MNTTTKIALVSLSLLLLASCKGKKQPTEMPAPSISVTTPEIKDITLTKDYPGYLSSELMVNLVSRVNGYLQTSHLKPGSKVRKGDLIFVIEPDTYKDNVTQAEAALKTSKAQLDYAQSNYERMKEAAKSGAVSQIQVLQAQSTVAEMEASVRNSEAELNTARTNLGYCYIRAPFDGRITRASYDIGNYINGAAQPVTLATLYKDDLMYVNFNIEDNQFMKMMITAAQNDSTVKLPETISVHLGDNGRQNYTGRLDYLSPNVDLSTGTLNVRANLDNKNGELKSGLYVTITLPYSEKKDAVLVRDASIGTDQLGKYLYIVNDSNIVRYRHIEPGQLVDDTLRQVISGIEPNERYVTTALLKVRDGMSITPIK
- a CDS encoding efflux RND transporter permease subunit; the encoded protein is MVKFFINRPIFATVLALIIVVAGLVTLNVLPIAQYPDITPPTVQVSAVYPGADAQTVSQTVGLPIEQQVNGVDGMLYMSSNSSSSGAYSLTITFAVGTDIDMATVMVQNRVSIAQSSLPEAVIVQGITTRKQSSNIVMMLSLTSKDPLYDGLYLSNYASLNLTDQLARLPGVGSVNVMGAGSYSMRIWLDPEVMRIRNLTPDMVFQAISTQNRQVSAGYVGQPIAQANNPYQYTLTVKGRLTTPEEFGNIIIRTEQGGKILRLKDIARTELGSSSYNVTSQLKGQQAAAIAIYQLPGSNSLEVSKAVRAKMEEIAATLPQGVEYNVTLDTTEVINASIDEVLVTFLETTALVVLVIFLFLQNFRAVIIPCLTIPVSLIGTLAVMGALGFSVNTLTLFGLILAIAIVVDDAIVVVENSSRYMDTGKYTAREAVTKAMGEIVGPIVGVVLVLLAVFIPTTFIGGISGQLYKQFALTIAAATVLSGINSLTLTPALCALFLQVTKDPTFFVFKAFNKVYDKTQKVYDDVVDRMLKHQIVTLVIFLIVSAAAAIMFIRWPSTFIPEEDDGYFLVSTQLPPAASLPRTQEVSRKINKILDGYPEVKTYMGISGFSVMGGGELSNAGTYFVVLKNWNERKGKGHTAQDVVTRFNREAYGIQEAQIFALVPPAIPGLGASGGLQLQLEDRKNLGPTEMQHAIETLLETYHTKPQLLSLSSMYQANVPQYRLNIDRDKVQLLGLQLSDVFSTLSYYMGAAYVNDFVEFGRIYQVKIEASGQAQKVIDDVMRLSLENSAGKMVPFSAFTEAVQQLGLDQINLYNMYSSASITCIANPKYSSGEAIQAMEELIQEQLGDNFGYEWTSVAYQETKAGSTTILIFGMALLVAFLVLSAQYESWTSPLAAILGLPIALLGAILGCFIMGVPVSVYTQIGIILLIALSAKNGILIVEFARDYRAAGNSIRESALEAGHVRLRPILMTSFAFVLGVMPLLFATGAGAASRVSLGAAVVFGMAINTIFATAFIPSFYEWMQTIQEKWLDKASPNSSGGKK
- a CDS encoding alpha/beta hydrolase, which produces MDASETASNNFNTDITMDENQNLTQVWDKVFPQSNNVNHSKVSFRNRYGITLTADLYVPKNAVGKLAAIAVSGPFGAVKEQSSGLYAQTLAERGFLTIAFDPSYTGESGGEPRYVASPDINTEDFSAAVDYLSTRDDVDTERIGILGICGWGGLALNAAAIDTRIKATVTSTMYDMSRVNANGYFDSMDADARYELRKQLNAQRTEDAKNGTYALAGGVIDPLPADAPQFVKDYYDYYKTERGYHPRSLNSNNGWNKTSALPFINMPLLSYSDEIRSAVLVMHGEKAHSRYFSEDAFKKLQGDNKELMIIPGASHVDLYDRMDIIPFDKIEIFFNNYLK